The following nucleotide sequence is from bacterium.
TCTTCGAGGGGCTCAAGGCCTACCGCTGGGCGGACGGGGGCGTCAGGCTCTTCCGGCCCGAGATGAACGCGGCCCGCCTCAACCGCTCGGCCAGGCGCCTGTGCCTCCCGGAGCTGCCGCAGGAGGTGTTCCTCGACGGCATCGCGCAGCTCGTGCGCCTGGAGCGCGAGGCGGTCCCGGCGGCCGAAGGGACCTCGCTCTACATCCGGCCGACGCTCATCGCCGTCGACCGCTACCTGGGCGTCAAGCCGGCGACTGAGTGCCTCTTCTACGTGATCCTCTCGCCGGTGGGCGCCTACTACGCGGCCGGGTTCAACCCGGTGCGCATCCTCGTCGAGGACCAGTTCGTCCGCGCCGTGCCCGGCGGCACGGGCGAGGCGAAGACCGGCGGCAACTACGCCGCCTCGCTCGCCGCCGGCCGCAAGGCCAAGGAGCAGGGCTTCGAGCAGGTGCTCTGGCTCGACGCGATCCACCGCCGCTTCGTCGAGGAGGTGGGCGCGATGAACATCTTCTTCGTCGCGGGGAAGGACCGGCTGGTCACCCCGAAGCTCACCGGCTCGTTCCTGCCGGGCGTGACGCGCGACTCGGTGCTCGCGCTGGCGCCGACGCTCGGCTGCGCGGTCGAGGAGGGCACGGTGGCGATCGACGAGCTGCTCGCCGACGTGCGCGCGGGGCGCGTCACGGAGGTCTTCGGGACGGGGACCGCGGCGGTGGTCTCGCCCGTCGGCGTGCTCGGCTACAAGGGCGAGGAGGTCGTCGTCGGCGGCGGGGGCGTCGGCCCGGTGACGCGGCGGCTCTACGACACGCTCACCGGCATCCAGTGCGGGCGCCAGCCGGATCCGTTCGGGTGGGTGCG
It contains:
- a CDS encoding branched-chain amino acid aminotransferase — its product is MDIRVDPLPQGSRAAAPSDPAKLGFGKYFASRMLSISWSEGTGWHDAHIGPYQPLVLEPSAAVFHYGQEIFEGLKAYRWADGGVRLFRPEMNAARLNRSARRLCLPELPQEVFLDGIAQLVRLEREAVPAAEGTSLYIRPTLIAVDRYLGVKPATECLFYVILSPVGAYYAAGFNPVRILVEDQFVRAVPGGTGEAKTGGNYAASLAAGRKAKEQGFEQVLWLDAIHRRFVEEVGAMNIFFVAGKDRLVTPKLTGSFLPGVTRDSVLALAPTLGCAVEEGTVAIDELLADVRAGRVTEVFGTGTAAVVSPVGVLGYKGEEVVVGGGGVGPVTRRLYDTLTGIQCGRQPDPFGWVRRVA